AGTGTAACACCATTCACATCATCGATTACTTGCGCATATATGTGTTTGCTAGAACGAAACACATTCAAACGCGGGCGTACAGCTGTTCCTGAAATTTTCGCACGAACACGTCCGTGTCTTTTTTTACGAACTGCATTCTTATCAGGTTTTGTAATCATACTATGCCACTCCTTTCTTATACACTAGGCGGTATTACTTACCAGTCTTACCTTCCTTACGACGTACATATTCGCCTTCATAACGAATTCCTTTACCTTTATAAGGCTCTGGTGGACGTACATCACGAATGTTAGCAGCTAAAGCTCCAACACGTTCCTTATCAGTACCTTTAATAACAATTTTTGTATTCGCAGGCACATCTATTTCGATCCCTGCTTCAGGTTCGATTTCAACAGGATGTGAGTAACCTACATTTAGGATTAGCTTTTTACCTTGCTTTTGTGCACGGTAACCTACCCCGATCAATTCTAGTCCTCTTTCATACCCCTTAGAAACACCTTCAACCATATTAGCTAGTACGCTACGAGTCGTTCCATGTAATGAGCGGTGCTCTTTTGAATCAGATGGTCGAACAACTGTTACAGCGTTTTCTTCTATTGTTAATTCCATATCTGCATGGATTGTACGAGTTAATTCACCCTTCGGTCCTTTAACAATAACGTTTTTATTTTCCTCAGTTACCGTTACACCTGCAGGGATAACAATTGGTTTTTTACCAACGCGTGACATAAATTACACCTCCATTCTAAAAAAACTTTTTACCAAACGTAAGCTAGTACTTCTCCGCCTGTTTGCTTTTGACGAGCTTCTTTGTCACTTAACACACCTTGAGAAGTAGACACAATCGCAATTCCTAAACCATTAAGTACACGAGGTACCTCATCAGCTTTAGCGTATACGCGTAAACCAGGTTTACTAATACGCTTTAATCCAGTAATTACACGTTCATTATTTGCACCATACTTTAAGAAAATACGGAGAATACCTTGTTTGTTATCTTCAATAAATTCCACATCACGAACAAAACCTTCACGTTTTAAAATATCAGCGATATCTTTCTTCATGTTTGAAGCAGGAACCTCTAATTTGTCGTGACGTACCATGTTCGCATTGCGAATACGAGTAAGCAAATCTGCAATAGGATCTGTCATCACCATAATATTTTTACCTCCTTCCCATATCTGGGTTTTACCAACTTGCTTTTTTTACACCTGGGATATGTCCCTTATATGCTAATTCACGGAAACAAATACGGCAAAGTTTAAATTTTCTTAGCACTGAATGAGGACGACCACATCGTTCACAACGTGTGTACTCACGCACTTTAAACTTTTGATCACGTTTTTGTTTTACGACCATTGATTTTTTAGCCACATTTTCGCCTCCTTATATTTAGATGGCACTGATTACTTTTGGAACGGCATACCCATTTGAGTTAATAATTCACGAGCTTCTTCATCAGTATTTGCAGTGGTTACGATAACGATATCCATACCACGAACTTTCGAAACTTTATCATATTCAATTTCAGGGAAAATCAATTGTTCTTTAATCCCTAATGTATAGTTACCACGACCATCGAATGATTTTTTAGATACACCACGGAAGTCACGTACACGTGGAAGTGCAACAGACACTAGTTTATCTAAAAATTCATACATACGCTCACCGCGTAAAGTTACTTTCGCACCAATTGGCATTCCTTCACGAAGACGGAAACCAGCGATAGATTTCTTTGCTTTTGTAACTACAGGCTTTTGACCAGTTATTGTTGTTAATTCTTCAACAGCATTATCTAATGCCTTTGAATTTGCAACTGCATCTCCAACACCCATATTTACAACTATTTTTTCAAGTTGAGGTGTTTGCATAACTGATTTATAACTGAATTTACTCATAACACTAGGAGTAATTTCTTTTTGATATTTTTCCTTTAGGCGGTTCATAATAGTACCTCCTTTCTACAACTAGTTATTTATCTAATAATTCACCAGATTT
This sequence is a window from Cytobacillus sp. IB215665. Protein-coding genes within it:
- the rplF gene encoding 50S ribosomal protein L6 → MSRVGKKPIVIPAGVTVTEENKNVIVKGPKGELTRTIHADMELTIEENAVTVVRPSDSKEHRSLHGTTRSVLANMVEGVSKGYERGLELIGVGYRAQKQGKKLILNVGYSHPVEIEPEAGIEIDVPANTKIVIKGTDKERVGALAANIRDVRPPEPYKGKGIRYEGEYVRRKEGKTGK
- the rpsH gene encoding 30S ribosomal protein S8, whose protein sequence is MVMTDPIADLLTRIRNANMVRHDKLEVPASNMKKDIADILKREGFVRDVEFIEDNKQGILRIFLKYGANNERVITGLKRISKPGLRVYAKADEVPRVLNGLGIAIVSTSQGVLSDKEARQKQTGGEVLAYVW
- a CDS encoding type Z 30S ribosomal protein S14, which produces MAKKSMVVKQKRDQKFKVREYTRCERCGRPHSVLRKFKLCRICFRELAYKGHIPGVKKASW
- the rplE gene encoding 50S ribosomal protein L5; this translates as MNRLKEKYQKEITPSVMSKFSYKSVMQTPQLEKIVVNMGVGDAVANSKALDNAVEELTTITGQKPVVTKAKKSIAGFRLREGMPIGAKVTLRGERMYEFLDKLVSVALPRVRDFRGVSKKSFDGRGNYTLGIKEQLIFPEIEYDKVSKVRGMDIVIVTTANTDEEARELLTQMGMPFQK